The region TGCCAATGGAAGAGCATCCCCAATTACAACAACATCAATATCCTTCGAAGCTCTATCTAAAATCAAATCCCGAACATAACCACCAATCAAATAGGTTTCTAAACCCAACGAATCAGCACATTGTTGAAGTTGTTTAAAAATAGGGCTTGTTAATTTTTCTCTCATTCTAAATTTTGTGCAAATTATTAAATATTATCTATTCCCCCTTAATATATTATACCTCTGTTATATATTTTGTAACACTAAAATCAGTTAGCATAAATATTAATCTTATAGTATTTTGCAGCAATATATTTCCTATGAACATTCAATTTAATGCATTTGCTTTAACCTTATTAATGTCAGGAATAGCCAATTTATTGCTAGCACTATTCGTATTCCAAAAAGTTGGAAGTGCAGTGAAGTGGTTTTCAATTATGATGCTTTGTATTTCCATTTGGTCCATTGCATACGCTTTAGAACTGGCAAGTAGTGACCTTAACCAAATGTTACTATTCATCAATTTTGAATATATAGGAATCACATTTCTCCCCTCAGCTTGGATTGTATTTGTCATTAAATTTACAGGAAAATCTAATTGGCTCACCCCACTAAATTATCTTAAAATCTTCATATTTCCGGCTATTGCCTTACTACTGGTTTGGACTAACAATCTACATCACTTACACTACCAAACAGTATCCGTAAGTAATGAAAGCAACTTCCCTTTATTATCTTTTCAACCCGGAATCTGGTACCATGTACATACAGTATATTTTTACTTTATGCTCGGCTGGGGTATTTTTATGCTCATTCGATTCTTTCAAAAAGGATATCTAATATACAAAAAACAATACATAGCTATTTTAATAGCAGCACTCATTCCATGGATTACAAATCTTATTTATCTAATAGGTTACAGGCCATTCCAACATATTGATTTAACTCCTTATGCATTTATTACTACTTCAGCAGCTATTGCTTTTGCGTTACTAAAATTCAGCCTGTTCAATTTAATTCCGCTTGCTCGTGAAAAAGTAATTGAAAGCATGAATGATGGAGTAATAATATTAGATTGGGATAAGAGAATAATTGATACCAACAAAATAGTAAGTCAATTTTTAGGGCTTACAAGTGACAACATAATTGGGAAAAAACTAAATGAAGTAATAAATAATCAAAACCTAACTACGCTATTACAGCATGGTAAAGATGATAAAACAATTATCAATTTAGACTCCAAACATTTTGAAATAACTTTTACAACAATCGTCAATAAAAATGCTATACAAAATGGAACACTATTATTATTTAGGGATATTACCGAAAATAAATTAGCAGAAGAAAAACTACAAAATCAAGCAGAGCAGTTACAAAAAA is a window of Bacteroidota bacterium DNA encoding:
- a CDS encoding histidine kinase N-terminal 7TM domain-containing protein, whose protein sequence is MNIQFNAFALTLLMSGIANLLLALFVFQKVGSAVKWFSIMMLCISIWSIAYALELASSDLNQMLLFINFEYIGITFLPSAWIVFVIKFTGKSNWLTPLNYLKIFIFPAIALLLVWTNNLHHLHYQTVSVSNESNFPLLSFQPGIWYHVHTVYFYFMLGWGIFMLIRFFQKGYLIYKKQYIAILIAALIPWITNLIYLIGYRPFQHIDLTPYAFITTSAAIAFALLKFSLFNLIPLAREKVIESMNDGVIILDWDKRIIDTNKIVSQFLGLTSDNIIGKKLNEVINNQNLTTLLQHGKDDKTIINLDSKHFEITFTTIVNKNAIQNGTLLLFRDITENKLAEEKLQNQAEQLQKTNALKDKLFSIISHDLRTPLANLVSLLAIAKEGYLSLDELKAVLPSISENVDYTSSLIDNLLNWSKSQIDQESTVKEIHSIKEILDKEITYLSKNAADKKIEVINLISSDCTLLVDKDMMQLVFRNLISNAIKFCNQFDTITISSIVSSHKTTIIVKDTGIGMDENKLQKLFSTETFTTLGTKEEKGTGLGLHLCKDFIEKNNGQISVKSELGTGTTFTIEFQT